The Glycine max cultivar Williams 82 chromosome 3, Glycine_max_v4.0, whole genome shotgun sequence sequence tttaataaaaaaagtaaattagtagtcttacaaaaaaaaacaatgactaattattttttaaattaatgattaattaatttttaagtgaaatagaataacaaaaaattaaaattaattaggagcttaaaaaaaatgacttttcCTCTAGTAGAATTTGAACCTTATTCATTCAAGTAAAACACTTTAGTTACTACTATACtatatattaactaataataaaagttatataaatacTTATATCTCAAACGAGGTAAGTAACTTGATTAAGACGATCAACAATTCTCTAAATGCCTCTAGAAGATAAACTTGGCCAATCGTATCTAAGTAATGATTCGATTTTGTTCAAATTTTTTCAAGCATTGAGTTTGAAAATATAAGTGATATATATGTCATTTCTTAATCGGGATAACAACTCAATTAGTTCGATTCATAATCTCAAACTCCAAATATAAAAAAGCTAAAGGCCAACTATCATATACGCTCATCATTTCAATCGATTGATGTTTtagcatttaaaatttttatattgatttatattttcacttttcaataaaatgttaaaatatttattctaattttatcttctaataaatattgtttaatgTTTTGATATACTTAAACACATATATTATAGATTTCAGTTAAGATATGCGTAAATATTATGcacaaaattacatatataagcgtttaattagattaaaatttaatgcatatgATCATTAAGATAATACCACGTATTTCAACCATCAGTTTTGTCAAATTCGCACTCtttaaattataagtttttagaGTAAGTATCCAAGATTTAATCCTTGTATATACACATATGTACGTACGGGTAGATGCAAGTTCCATTATGCGAAATTTTATAGGAAATGTAGCTTCATGTAAGGTTCCGCCTTTCACATTGAGATATATATTTCAATCGTGATCTATTAATACAGGTAGGTACTTTTGTGTTCCACGGATTTATTGGTTTGAAGTCAAGGTTTCAACCGTGACAATTTGTATGCATACttttataaaactattaaaatgaATGCATAAACAGTAACTCGTCAACACATCCAACAATGAATTATATTAGATTTGACTAGATACATCCATGTTAATATTGGTGATAAAAAGGATGATtaagatacttttttttttttgctgaatgatTAAGATACATATATTTAAGTGGAAAAcgttttttgataaaaatcgCGCACTAACGTATCCGCTGACTAAATTAAGAGAAGTCAGCTATTGCTTTGACTTTTTCGTGTGGGGGAATAATTTcaattctgaaaatcccctcccCTCCAGCTTGATGGCGTATATAGCTGTAAAAGTTTTACCAGAAATCCGCAGCAGAAACTTTCTACGTACATTTTGGAATATCAACTATAgctgtcttaattttttttaggttaccatattataaatatgaatatttatCGGCCTAATTTCTTAATGTCTTATTTTTAATCACATTACTCGAATTCAACACTTTAGTttagagaaaattaaattaaattctactCTGAAAAATGTAATGTCAGTAATAGtctcaattttaatttcaataaataataaaatcaatattttatgtatatttttgggTGTGTGGAACAAATTTTATAGCATTAAATTCCTTTGTTTATTTtctgagaaaaaaaattcaatttacgtaaaataaatttagtttttttaaaaatttaaatatattttttatctttgcaacttagcatttttttttttactttttcgttctaataatttttaattttgttttttttttcaaattatgtttgttttaaggATGAAAACTCAcaattattcaaaacttattaaAGAGTATGATCTTCCATATAAGAGTTGAACAAGGAAGATGTCAAAGTGGATGAAAGATGAGACCAAGCAACTCTAATTATCGAAAAAATGCCAAAGGGGGGTTATATCTACTTGACGGACATTGTCTAAATGCAATGGTAGACGACGGAATTAATAGAAGGAGTAGGTGTTGAGTACCGAAGAGAAACACAAATTGCAAATGTGTTCATCCGACATCCATTTATAAACATAATAACATGTCTGTCTCATtatgaaatacacaaaaaaatgtaggtttccaCAAATCACTGACTCATACGGAAAGTTTTAGATTAACTTAACTGtactatttgaaaattttgactgGAAAATGACGCACAAAGATACAAGCCTTGGCTATGCAACGATAGAATCACTATGCTGAGCCACACGttgaaactatatatatattgtgcatCAAAGCTAACATCACTATACGGGTTGGTATATATGTTCGCACTAGATATTcatgtttaaactttttttgtcTGCATCTGTGTATCATAAGGATCTGTTTAATTTGTTACACTAGATATGCATTTGACCAAagtaattatatgttttttgaaaaatgttattGGATCAAGTTAAGTAGTTAACCTAAATAACTTTCAACAAATAAAGATTAAATCcacatccaaaaaaaaaaaaaagttgtacgGTAAAAATAAGTACAGAGAGACTTcctaataataatcataaaattctCTTGTCTATATTCCGGAATTCTTCTACTGTTTTATTTGGCTCAAAATTAGAATCAtcgaagcattttttttttccttcgtaTAGAAAAAAGATAGACTAATTCCAGAATTCTACTGTTTAATTTGGCACAAAAGTCGAATTATCAAAGCGCAGATATTTTCTtggtatattaaaaattaaaatttttttaaaagtaaaaaaaaaatcaaaacctaACACCTTATTGAATTGAATAACAGTAAACATcctaaaatattgaataataatacacgtttttctcttaaaaaaatacacgTTTTTGTGACGAAAGGCAATATACATCTATATCCTGGCAACCCTGCcacatatatatgatatatactaCTACGCGTATTCcgtattcaatttttataaatcaaaataattgataaacgtaattataatttaaatttaaattattagtaatatatatGTAAGACGGAttgcaatttaaatttaaatgatcgtGGCATCTTAGATCAATTGCTTCAAACATTACATTGATATTTAGAGGAACGcaacaattaaaaatgttagtcatatctaataattttaaatgtttttaaaatatgtttagttaagaaaaaaaactcaaaagtagaaaaaaatgtttttaataaagTGAGAGTGGAAATTATTAATCTTGtggatttaaaaataattttacttatcaAGAAGAAGTAATACCTGGATAGAAGTTAACTAGAACTGGATCGGCGTATACATTGGGCTGGATCGGTATGCGACAATAATTGGGCCCCAATTTCTTGATTCACGCTCTTCTTGGGCAACATGGTTAATTGATCTAGCTTGtggataaaaaaagagaaaataaatataaaaaataactaataaatgaaaaattaaaaagtttaaaaaatatatattatgtgtttttatttctctttcataGAATTTTGATGTATAATGGCCATAATAAGAATCAAACCTAAGTCTTTTCTCTtccatatattattaataattaatttaatttcttagtataataaataatatattaataaaaataaataaataataagcaaaaaatactaaccaaattaattaaatttcacaatacaataattataattatatgaataacaccaaattttaaagtaactaaaCATTTAAAACAATATTACCTGGTCAATATCTAAtattataatgataaaaatatggtAGGATATTTATGAGGTGCTTACGATCAAACTCATTTAAGATTTAGTTTATTTAAGACTTAGATTTTGTCTAGTCTACTTAGCAAAGAGTTAGACCTAGACATTTTGAAGAGTCTTTTTAGTTAAGTAAGTAATCCTAAGTCAACTTCACCTTCATCCTGTATATGAAAGCGATGAGTTTTGAACCATTAAAGTTTGTGCAGACAgatcaaatataaataagaagaatCCCTAAGTTACATAATGCGTGTTAAAGCGTAAGTAATTTACTACTTCTCTTCGTAAATGCATTTCTAACAAAGGTTTtcattgtatttttctttttcttctctctgttGCGTCACCTTGTTTGATTGTTTCTCGGTCATGATACCCTGACTTCATACATTTAtgatattctttattttttattactagcCTTCAACTATATGTTAATTGTTACACCAAGATTCATGACATTAAGGGTCCAGAAACACTTATTAATGCTTAAGTTCCTTCTCTGCCACTATATATAAAAGTGTAAGTTTGCCACGCTTGTGAAATTCGTGTGAAAAGCAATAGGATCCATTCAATCTTAAagctcaaataaattataatagcaATTGTTTTGGATAAATTACAATACAACTTTGGACAAAGTTGAATTTGAACAGAAAGGAATTAAGAAAATCAGATCTTCCAGAAATCTTGTCCCCCATAAACCCTCTTATTTAGTAGTGTTTTTCTTTGACCCCCTCTCAATTGACAAcacttttttctattatttatctGTTGTTTTTCTTAGATGAATTGTTTGCTAGTATTTAATTAGAGAAAGTAGTAAAGGAAAGAAGATTTCAATCCAATAATAAGTTTTGATTAGTTAATTCTTTTACGAAATGTactagttgatttttttaagaggATGGTACCAATTTTTATTCAGAATGTGGGAATAAACCAAGTACATCAGCATTTATAAGAGGCTCAAACTGATAAGGCAGTACCTATCCTTAAACATAAAAGATCAGCAAGTTGATCCGCAACCATGTTGCAGCTTCTATCCACATGTGTGAGCAAAGGTCTGTAACCATTTTGAGAAATCAATTCACATATGATTCAAGACAATAAAGTCCATCTAAAAGCCAAACTTTTTTGCTACTTTTGGATCACATTCTGATATTCGTGCAGCAGAAATTTTGCCGCAGCAGCCAAGACTTGACCCATATGATCCTTGTACACAACTCCCAAACCATACCTATATTCTTGCGTACTGAGGCATCATAATTAGCTTTAACCTGTTGGGGAACAGGTCCTTTTCAACTTTGTTCTATTGTTGCTGCAACAGGTTGAAGTTGCTCATTGTGCCAACATTGAATGTAGCCTTTGCTTAAGACGTGTTGTATTTACAGCTTTTGATTCTTAAAGACTAGTTGGTGTTACAATATACAATAagcattaaatttaatttatactaatatgatattataacattataataatcatcatagtttttatttgtaatgaaaatatttatttgttttaaataaataacatcaaGTGTAAACCAAGTTTATTTCTGTGTAAATCCTTAATGTTTTGCATCAATCCTTAATGTAGGACCTATTTTAAGTTCTTAAGAATTGCACCATTAGAAAGAAAACTCGGTGAAATTCTTAAATCTCATCTGATGTTACAGcactaacattatgtcaagagTTCGCTCATGGGGTTTAAAAAGTaactaaaaagaaagataaggtTAGGCTTTTGTGTTGTGTCTAAATGATATCAATTCAGTTTGACACAACTGGATTGCCCTCTTGAATGCAATTGCAACACAGATTGGGAATGCGACATACATAAGGTTTTAGGTAGCAGGCAAGCAGCTGTCAAAAACCAGATCATTGTCCATAGGTGTGCATCCTATTGTTAATGTGACACCTTCAATCccctttccttttcttcctctaGATCTAATCCCATTCCtctaatggtaaaaaaaatagacatccTTCTTAACAATTCATAGATAGCATTCTTAGGACCAAGAAAACAACAAGAAATAAATGATTTGAGAgcaaaatcattaataaaatattgtgaTTTATGAACAAGTCTTTATTCAAGACCTTATTAttagcctttttctttcttacaatattattaatactgaattttattgatgactaaactaattaattacatttagtgagattttttttcaattatttttttcatcatcaaaTTCTTAAGAGAACTAAATCTAATATCACTCATATGTAATATGTAATAGTTTGCCTCCTAGACCTGGTCCCCACGTGACCTATCTCTCCTCTTTAATGGGTTGGATGGATAAATGTAGTAGGATCACCCGTAGAGAGTTAGCCAAGTCCAACCAAACGGGACCCACTGTCCACTTCGACGTTGTTTAGATTACATGACTTTTCAGCTACTAAAAATCTTTATCCAACGGCAACGACCATGACTCAAATTATATGGTATTGTACTTTTTTATCCTGAATTTTAACACTAAGAAAAAGAGAGTAGGCCACGGTGTTTGATCAAGACGAGCGAGAGAATTAGTGAGTAGCTCCCATTTACTTTATGACAAAatagctttaaaaaaaaaacaagataaaagCAATAAGTCAAGGTCATGTGGTCCAGTGGGAAGGATCTTCCCACTGTTATGCATTAATAGTACTGTTACAGTGTTATGTTATGCATATAGGGTGGAATTGATTATGGTGAGAACTGAGACGGGATTGAGTTCCCTGATTAGGAACTAAAGAAGGAGCAATACAACAACAACTGCCAGGTTCAGGGATTCCTTGGAGTAGCATTAAAGATACAGTTCTGGATCTTCTTCTCCCAAATAACaagtcttttttttctctcctagaAAAAGTAaatggaacaaaaaaaaaaaaaagattttaaagagGGAAAAGGTGCATATTGATGTCTTGAGAGAGAACTTTTTGTTGGCAGCAAATGGGTCTTGATTCTCAGGCTCACAGCATGGTTTTTATCATTACCATATTGATATTCTTGTCATTGCAAAATGCAGCAGGAAATGAAAATCAGATTGAGACAATCTCAGGAATGGATGAGAATGAAAACAAGCAAACTCCTATAGTGGAAAACTTTAGAACTTTGCTTGGACTCAACATGTTCAACACAAGAAAGCCATGCTATAATGTTGCTGACTCTAACTTTGTGTCCCTCTCACCTTCTCTGTCACCCAACACCGAAGCTGAGGCTCTGGCTCCGGCTCCGGCTTCGGAGCTGCACGTGCACCCTCATTCCTATCACTCACATAGGAACTTGCCACTTCACAAGATTCTAAAAGAAGATAAAGGCATGGCAAAAAGAACAACAATAGTAGCTGTTGTAGTACCTGGTGGAGTTGCTACCTTAATTTGTGCACTTGGGTGTGTCTGTGTTTGCAAGAAATTCAGAAATCACAAAAGGAAACCCAATAGGACAATGCCACTCTTCAGCAAGAACGAAAGAACAGGATGTACGTCTACGTACCAAAATTCATCAAGCAATGTGAGTTTAAACTCTGCCCCTGATCTGTTTTACCTCACTTGTTTGAAACAAACTTGTGACACACAAAATAGAAGTACTTCAACCCATGATTCCCCCAAACGTACAATTTATGAGAAGAAAGTGTTGCGTAAAGAAGAATATGACAAGGCTAGCACTAGTAGCTCTTCCACAAAGGAAATTCTCTCTGTTCATGAGGATTTGGAATATCAATGTGGCAAAGCTTCATCTGGAGAAAAAACTGTCCTTCGAGGATGCCATAGCCTTCCATCAGACAACGAAAGTTTTCATTCATGTTTTGATACTCACTCATCAGTAAGTGAAACAGAAACATTGTGTCTCTCTCCTAGAAATTCAATCTCTTCAACAAATCAATTTCCTTGCCCCCCTCAGAATTCAACTACAAAGGTAAAACTAAAACCTAACCAATCGCAATCACCATGCATTCCGCAACAAGATGAACAAAAGAAGATTCAAACTTGTCAACCTAGCATTCCTCCCCCACCATGTCCACCTCCATTTTTGAAAGGAAACATTAACAGTGCAATCAAAACTCCACCTTCTCTACTTCCTCAAGGTAAGGGTGGAAGTTCTCCACTGCCAAAACTCAAACCACTTCACTGGGACAAAGTAAGAGCCACGCCAGATCGAACAATGGTGTGGGATAAGCTACGAACAAGCTCATTTGAGTGAGATTTTCCTCCAAATTTTAGCCATTAATATCTTATCTCTATCTGCTTTAACTTCACAGTTTAAGCACATGATGAATTTCAACCAGGTTGGACGAGGTAATGATCGAGTCACTCTTTGGCTACAATTTACAAAACTCAGTGAAGAACGACGAAACAAAGAGCAAAACCCCGTCTCCTAGCAAGCATGTACTTGAGCCAAAACGGTTTCAAAACATAGCAATTCTCTCCAAAGCTCTAAATACCACAGCTGAACAAATATGCGAAGCCCTGATACTAGGTTAATGATAAACGTCCTCaaactcaaaattaaatatgcaaTCATAATTTATGCTTTGACCACTAATGTTTTCGCCAACACAACATGCATGCTCATCATTTACACTATGTATATGCTAAATATAAAACCAGTAttagaattaattaatgttGCTAAGTcgaatatctttttaaaaaaaatatgcaggGAAAGGCTTGTCTTTGGAACAACTAGAGGCACTGGTGAAAATGGTACCCACGAAGGAAGAAGAGGCTAAGCTCTTAAGCTACAAAGGAGACGTCAATGAACTAGGGTCTGCTGAAAAGTTTGTGAGAGCAATGCTTAGCGTACCATTTGCCTTTCAACGAGTGGAAACCATGCTTTACAGAGAGACTTTCGAAGATGAACTATTTCACCTCAGTAACTCTTTTTCAACGCTAGAGGTAGCCACTGAACAATTTAACACCCTTTGAAAACAGCTCGTTGCacaatttttgttattgttgagAAAACTTTATTGGAAATTACAAAACAGTGTAGTCATGTAGGTTGTTTAAAAAATCCTCACTCATGAAATTTTAACCACATATAAATgtgttataagttataacttataagaagTGTGTTTCAGAAGAAATTATTGTATAATCAGTGACTGGTCTGAGCTAATTtctatgtgaattttattaacTCTTCCCGCAAATCGTAAAACTCGAATATGTATCACATGAAGTTTGATCCAAACTATACAATAAATTCTCGTGTCAGAGAGTGTAttgctagtatttttttttaatgacattGGGATTTTTTGTGACACCAGGAAGCGTGCAAGGAACTAAGGTCAAACAGGTTCTTCTTGAAATTGCTGGAAGCAGTGCTGAAAACAGGAAACCGCATGAACGTTGGGACAATCAGGGGAGGTGCCAGAGCCTTCAAACTCAACGCCCTTCTGAAGCTTGCTGATGTTAAAGGAACAGATGGTAAAACAACCTTGCTCCATTTCTTTGTTAAGGAGATTGTTCGCTCGGAAGGAATCAAGGCTTCAGAGAGGATCATGGGGCAGAAAAGCGAAAACAGAACGgaggaagagaaggaagaaaattataaaagaataggACTAGAACTTGTTTCTGATCTAAGTGCTGAGTTATGCAATGTTAAGAAGACAGCCACAATTGACTTGGATGTTCTTGCAAGCTCTATCTCAAACCTATCAAGTGGAGTGGCTAACATGCAGAACCTGGTAAAGGGTCTTTTGTGTGAGGATGAAAAGAGTGAGAGCTTTGTCATTTCTATGAAGTGGTTTCTGAACTATGCAGAGAGAAAGGTACAGGACCTGCAAGGATGTGAAGGGAGAGTCATGGCTCGTGTCAAAGAAATAACAGAGTATTTTCATGGGGATGAGAGTAAAGAAGAGTCGAATCCACTTCGAATCTTTGTGATCGTGAGGGACTTTCTGGAGATGGTAGATAATGTTTGCAATGAGCTTAAAAGGTCGTCTACGAAATCACCTCGCACCATTCGGTTACAGTAGAGAATCTCCTTGTTGTGTGTTTAAATGTTTTGGAATCATGgttataatttgattatttgaacGTAAACATCGTGTTTgggaatttatatatattagaaaatgaGGAATGCCAgtggttataatttttttaaaatcatccattttaatagatttaactttttcaagagagaatcattaattgagaaataaaatttatcaaaattaatcattttaaataaaatttaaccaatCAGGAACAGAAAATCCGAAGGAGGGTGTTAATAAAATTATCGCTAGTGTTCCTTGGTGTGcctagagaaaaaaattatatataaatatgataaatgatactTTTATGATGTAATAGGAAGGggaaaaattattatgaatatataataagtaataaaattaataactaatattttcgattaaaaataaaaaataaagatataataaGTGTTAATTGATTGtttacttatatattatttggaAAATCATGAATGTCCATCCCAACACTAATGACACATAGAGCATCTCTAACTTCAGTGTTTAACTGAGTTatttaaacaacattgttttttttttttaaataccatTTGAGCTCATGACTTGACCATGTATTGCTTTTTGTTTTCATGAATGAAACTAAAGAACACAGACAAAAGCTAAAAAGAAAGCTAGCGCATCAGAAACAAGACACCAGTGGCGTCTGCAAACAGTAAGGATGCTAACTGCTGCGGGCAAGACTAAAGAACAGTCACAGGGTCATGCTCTGAGGATCCCATCTTGGCAAGCATGTTTGCACACTGGTTCCCTTTGCCAAGAGTGTGGACTAAAGAGTGTTAtaacaatagtttttttttcaaactttcatccacaTTCTCCTTTGTTGAGATAAACAAATTCTTGGTTTTGAATTCCTTGAGTGGGTTGATAACAGAAGCATATGGGTGAAATGTGGTGTCATCCTGGTGAGTGAATCTGACTCGCATATGACGTGTCGATCTCCCCTGTCCCAAGCTAGTTGCACTCCCTTTAACAGAGCCATGGATTTTGCATAGGGATTAGTAACATGTCCACATAAGCCATTTGAATCCTTGAATCTATTCCCCTTGAGAATTTCATAAAAGGCCGCCATAGCCGGAAGGTCCTGGGTTACCCAGAGAGCTGCCATCCACGTTGAGCTTGACTGCATTCGTCGAAGGCGGATGTTGGTGTTGTCATTATGTGCGTAATGACGATTGCATGAGTCGTTTTGATCTGGTTAACTGCGTAATCACTATTTGGAACACGACCCTTGCAAGTACTTACCCAAATCCGTTGTGTGATGAAAATAGGTAATGGATCCTGTTGGAGATGTTACTTGAAGCAAGAAAATGAGACTTTTGAACATTCACCTTAAGACCAGACGCCTTGCAGAAAGCATCTAACACCTCCTTCACTGATCGTGCCTCTTCTTCCGCCCCTCCCCCTCCGCCTAGAGGAGGATGTTGAAGGCTTCTTTGATTACATTATTGGATCATTAATCCGTCCCAATCCTTGTGTTAGTGTGGCTAAATACGCCACTgctttcattaaaataaataaataaatatctgaTATGGTT is a genomic window containing:
- the LOC100776340 gene encoding formin-like protein 11, coding for MGLDSQAHSMVFIITILIFLSLQNAAGNENQIETISGMDENENKQTPIVENFRTLLGLNMFNTRKPCYNVADSNFVSLSPSLSPNTEAEALAPAPASELHVHPHSYHSHRNLPLHKILKEDKGMAKRTTIVAVVVPGGVATLICALGCVCVCKKFRNHKRKPNRTMPLFSKNERTGCTSTYQNSSSNVSLNSAPDLFYLTCLKQTCDTQNRSTSTHDSPKRTIYEKKVLRKEEYDKASTSSSSTKEILSVHEDLEYQCGKASSGEKTVLRGCHSLPSDNESFHSCFDTHSSVSETETLCLSPRNSISSTNQFPCPPQNSTTKVKLKPNQSQSPCIPQQDEQKKIQTCQPSIPPPPCPPPFLKGNINSAIKTPPSLLPQGKGGSSPLPKLKPLHWDKVRATPDRTMVWDKLRTSSFELDEVMIESLFGYNLQNSVKNDETKSKTPSPSKHVLEPKRFQNIAILSKALNTTAEQICEALILGKGLSLEQLEALVKMVPTKEEEAKLLSYKGDVNELGSAEKFVRAMLSVPFAFQRVETMLYRETFEDELFHLSNSFSTLEEACKELRSNRFFLKLLEAVLKTGNRMNVGTIRGGARAFKLNALLKLADVKGTDGKTTLLHFFVKEIVRSEGIKASERIMGQKSENRTEEEKEENYKRIGLELVSDLSAELCNVKKTATIDLDVLASSISNLSSGVANMQNLVKGLLCEDEKSESFVISMKWFLNYAERKVQDLQGCEGRVMARVKEITEYFHGDESKEESNPLRIFVIVRDFLEMVDNVCNELKRSSTKSPRTIRLQ